A portion of the Oxynema aestuarii AP17 genome contains these proteins:
- a CDS encoding M48 family metallopeptidase, with translation MPTYTGISSEAFRHPLDREAEQSLRSIPGFDLVARKFIEFLVERPQYVFLMGNSIQVGPRQYSSIYRIFRECVRDLDIYPEPNLFISQTPLANAYALGQDYPYMVLNTGLLDLLEEDQLRATIAHELGHIKCGHTTLMQMATWAISATFFLADLTMGMSRIVSTSLVLAFYEWLRKAELSADRAALLVVDDLNPVMHTMMRMAGGSTRYAHECSLDELVRQSERYQHLDEDGLNQVYKFFLYNNISQGVFMTHPFTVERITYLRDWANSNEYAQIRAGNYRREGSRGSVDVEATPSEGRSPRGERVEQLRQEIERLQNEIDRIKSDR, from the coding sequence ATGCCTACTTATACCGGAATTTCCAGCGAAGCCTTTCGCCATCCCCTCGATCGCGAAGCCGAGCAAAGTTTGCGTAGTATTCCCGGATTCGATCTGGTCGCCCGTAAATTTATCGAATTTTTAGTCGAACGCCCGCAATACGTCTTTTTGATGGGCAATAGCATTCAAGTCGGACCGCGCCAATATTCGAGTATTTATCGCATTTTTCGCGAATGCGTGCGCGACCTCGACATTTACCCGGAACCGAATTTATTTATTTCCCAAACTCCCCTCGCCAACGCTTACGCTTTGGGTCAGGATTATCCCTATATGGTTTTAAATACCGGGTTGCTCGATTTACTCGAAGAAGACCAACTGCGCGCCACCATCGCCCACGAACTCGGCCATATTAAATGCGGTCACACCACCTTAATGCAAATGGCCACTTGGGCGATTAGCGCTACCTTTTTCCTCGCCGACCTGACGATGGGAATGAGCCGCATTGTCAGTACCAGTTTGGTCTTGGCGTTTTACGAATGGTTGCGTAAAGCCGAACTGTCTGCCGATCGCGCGGCGTTGTTAGTGGTCGATGACTTAAATCCGGTGATGCACACGATGATGCGCATGGCAGGCGGTTCGACCCGCTACGCCCACGAATGCTCTCTCGACGAGTTGGTGCGTCAGTCGGAACGCTACCAACATCTCGACGAGGACGGACTCAATCAGGTTTATAAATTTTTCCTCTATAACAATATTTCCCAAGGGGTGTTTATGACCCATCCGTTTACGGTCGAACGGATTACCTACTTGCGCGATTGGGCTAATTCCAACGAATACGCCCAAATTCGCGCCGGGAACTACCGCCGGGAAGGGTCCCGAGGGTCCGTGGACGTGGAGGCGACGCCTTCCGAAGGGCGATCGCCCCGTGGCGAACGAGTCGAGCAATTGCGGCAAGAAATCGAACGCCTGCAAAATGAGATCGATCGCATTAAATCCGATCGCTGA
- a CDS encoding 2-isopropylmalate synthase: MTVPTPTPPKPIWFDTTLRDGALMPGVSFSIHEKVRIASLLDAIGVDAIEVGYPGRYPHDREAIAAVAGEVERAAVCALAGDDRAQIEAVAEAIAPAKRGRIHTYTNVNLPDRRRERATLDAIERSISLARHYCSDIQWSAFDATRADPDFLDRAISVAIAAGAKTVNLPDSLGIATPEAFRQFLAAIAPRHGPNPGAIFSVHCHDDLGHATDNAIVALEMGARQLECAIEGLGARKGNTDLRELVYRVRDRFPEAIDLNLDLLEQTCEFVRAIVRRTPSRPRS, encoded by the coding sequence ATGACAGTGCCGACCCCTACTCCCCCCAAACCGATTTGGTTCGATACGACCTTGCGCGACGGCGCCCTGATGCCCGGTGTCAGTTTCAGCATCCACGAGAAAGTGCGGATTGCCAGCTTACTCGACGCGATCGGCGTTGACGCGATCGAAGTCGGCTATCCGGGACGCTACCCCCACGATCGCGAGGCGATCGCCGCCGTCGCCGGGGAAGTCGAACGGGCGGCAGTTTGCGCGTTGGCGGGGGACGATCGCGCTCAAATCGAAGCGGTCGCCGAGGCGATCGCCCCGGCGAAACGGGGGCGCATTCATACTTACACCAACGTCAACTTACCCGATCGCCGTCGCGAACGAGCCACCCTCGACGCGATCGAGCGCAGCATTTCCTTAGCACGCCATTACTGCAGCGATATTCAATGGAGTGCGTTCGACGCCACCCGCGCCGATCCGGACTTTCTCGACCGGGCGATCTCGGTGGCGATCGCCGCCGGGGCGAAGACGGTCAACCTACCCGATAGCTTGGGAATCGCCACCCCAGAAGCCTTTCGCCAATTCTTAGCCGCGATCGCCCCTCGCCACGGGCCAAATCCGGGCGCCATTTTCTCCGTCCACTGTCACGACGACCTCGGTCACGCGACCGACAATGCGATCGTCGCCTTGGAAATGGGCGCGAGACAATTAGAATGCGCGATCGAAGGCTTGGGCGCCCGCAAAGGCAATACCGATTTACGTGAGCTCGTCTATCGGGTCCGCGATCGCTTCCCCGAGGCGATCGATCTCAACCTCGACCTGCTCGAACAAACCTGCGAATTCGTGCGGGCGATCGTGCGGCGAACCCCTTCGCGACCGCGATCGTAA
- a CDS encoding F0F1 ATP synthase subunit B family protein, with protein MEINWFTFFAQIINFLILIALLRRFLYGPIARVMADRKQKVKHRLQEADSKMHEAIAEADRYREKHRQLDAQREELLKEARERAQEERKMLLQKLREEVETSQSRWYEAIAAEREAFLDELRRRTTEQVWAIARQVLRDLADARLEEQAIRVFLDRLQTSDRTALQAAIAEGNGQIAIGCAFELCAERRQAIADYVHRELDAEATVEFYLLPESICGIHLHAGGRELSWSVGHYLQSLEETIASAIAPEPEKALN; from the coding sequence GTGGAGATTAATTGGTTTACCTTTTTCGCTCAAATTATTAATTTTTTAATTTTAATTGCCTTGTTGAGGCGCTTTTTGTACGGACCGATCGCGCGGGTGATGGCCGATCGCAAGCAAAAAGTGAAACATCGGTTGCAAGAAGCCGATAGTAAAATGCACGAAGCGATCGCCGAAGCGGACCGTTATCGAGAGAAACATCGACAATTGGACGCGCAACGGGAAGAACTCTTAAAAGAGGCGCGAGAACGAGCGCAAGAAGAGCGCAAGATGTTATTACAAAAACTGCGCGAGGAGGTAGAGACCAGTCAATCTCGCTGGTACGAGGCGATCGCCGCCGAACGAGAGGCATTTCTCGACGAATTGCGACGACGGACCACGGAACAAGTTTGGGCGATCGCCCGCCAAGTGTTAAGAGATCTAGCCGACGCGCGCCTCGAAGAACAAGCGATCCGGGTCTTTCTCGATCGCCTGCAAACTAGCGACCGAACGGCCTTGCAAGCCGCGATCGCCGAAGGAAACGGGCAGATCGCGATCGGGTGCGCCTTCGAGCTCTGTGCAGAACGACGGCAGGCGATCGCCGACTACGTGCATCGAGAACTCGACGCGGAGGCGACGGTAGAATTTTACCTTTTACCCGAATCGATCTGCGGGATCCACCTACACGCCGGAGGGCGAGAATTGAGCTGGAGTGTGGGTCATTACTTGCAAAGCTTAGAAGAAACGATCGCCTCGGCGATCGCCCCCGAACCCGAAAAAGCCTTGAACTGA
- a CDS encoding F0F1 ATP synthase subunit C — MDNLTLVAMSSIVTAGLTIGIGAIGPALGEGRALAQALSALAQQPDEANNITRTLFVGLALVESTGIYCLVISLILLFANPYWNYFIKLGGG, encoded by the coding sequence ATGGATAATTTAACTTTGGTGGCAATGAGTTCGATCGTGACGGCGGGACTGACCATCGGGATTGGGGCGATCGGTCCGGCGTTGGGGGAAGGGCGCGCCTTGGCCCAGGCGTTAAGTGCGTTGGCGCAGCAACCGGACGAGGCGAATAATATTACCCGAACCTTATTTGTGGGGTTGGCGTTGGTGGAATCGACGGGGATTTATTGTTTGGTGATTTCGTTAATTTTGCTGTTTGCCAATCCGTATTGGAATTATTTTATTAAGTTGGGAGGGGGCTAA